The following are from one region of the Jatrophihabitans telluris genome:
- the nuoI gene encoding NADH-quinone oxidoreductase subunit NuoI, whose product MFKKVYTQQYPFEVFPTAPRYHGRHVLNRHPDGLEKCVGCELCAWACPADAIYVEGGDNTDEARFSPGERYGKVYQINYLRCIFCGLCIEACPTRSLTMSNEFELALDNRQDLIYTKEQLMAPLLPGMEAPPHPMRLGEDESAYYTPQPTKGAPQSEANIAGKPIVGNAIEVGGHHA is encoded by the coding sequence ATGTTCAAGAAGGTGTACACGCAGCAGTATCCGTTCGAGGTCTTCCCGACGGCTCCGCGCTACCACGGTCGCCACGTGCTGAACCGGCACCCCGACGGGCTGGAGAAGTGCGTCGGCTGCGAGCTCTGTGCCTGGGCCTGTCCGGCCGACGCGATCTACGTCGAGGGCGGCGACAACACCGACGAGGCACGGTTCTCGCCGGGGGAGCGCTACGGCAAGGTTTATCAGATCAACTACCTGCGCTGTATCTTCTGCGGACTGTGCATCGAGGCCTGCCCGACCCGCTCGCTCACGATGAGCAACGAGTTCGAACTCGCCTTGGACAACCGCCAGGACCTCATCTACACCAAGGAGCAGTTGATGGCTCCGTTGCTGCCCGGAATGGAAGCCCCGCCGCACCCGATGCGCCTCGGTGAGGACGAATCGGCTTACTACACGCCTCAGCCGACGAAGGGTGCTCCGCAGAGCGAGGCCAACATCGCCGGCAAGCCGATCGTCGGCAACGCGATCGAGGTCGGGGGCCACCATGCTTAA
- a CDS encoding NADH-quinone oxidoreductase subunit J yields MLNTVVLAAGADVSTGEALSFWILAPVALAGAIGMVIARNAVHSALSLVATMMCLGLFYVIEQGPFLGLVQIIVYTGAIMILFLFVLMLIGRDSSDSLVETLRGQRVAALLSGLAFALLVAVTLGRAFTDKPPKNLVAANGGANNAGNVNNIAHKLFSDYLFAFELTSALLIVAAVGAMILAHIEREGPRPTQKSLARERIRSGRPQPLPGPGVLSSGNAVGTPALLPDGSIATESLLGNATTVNVGAGSPSSARELDR; encoded by the coding sequence ATGCTTAACACCGTCGTCCTGGCGGCCGGTGCCGATGTCTCCACCGGCGAGGCCCTGTCGTTCTGGATTCTGGCCCCGGTCGCCCTGGCCGGAGCGATCGGCATGGTGATCGCCCGCAACGCGGTGCACTCCGCGCTTTCCCTGGTCGCGACGATGATGTGCCTCGGCCTGTTCTACGTGATCGAACAGGGTCCGTTCCTGGGTCTCGTCCAGATCATCGTCTACACCGGCGCGATCATGATTCTGTTCCTCTTCGTGCTGATGCTCATCGGCCGCGATTCTTCCGATTCGCTCGTGGAGACGTTGCGCGGCCAGCGCGTTGCGGCCCTGCTGTCCGGCTTGGCCTTCGCGTTGCTGGTGGCCGTCACGCTCGGGCGCGCGTTCACCGACAAGCCGCCGAAGAACCTGGTCGCGGCCAACGGCGGCGCCAACAACGCCGGCAACGTCAACAACATCGCGCACAAGCTGTTCAGCGATTATCTGTTCGCCTTCGAGTTGACCTCCGCCCTGCTGATCGTGGCTGCCGTCGGGGCGATGATCTTGGCGCACATCGAGCGCGAAGGTCCCCGGCCGACGCAGAAGTCCCTGGCGCGTGAGCGCATCCGCTCCGGTCGGCCGCAGCCGTTGCCCGGTCCGGGCGTGCTCTCATCCGGCAACGCCGTCGGAACCCCGGCACTGCTGCCGGACGGCTCGATCGCCACGGAGTCGCTGCTCGGCAACGCCACCACGGTCAACGTCGGAGCCGGGTCTCCCAGCTCAGCGAGGGAGCTGGACCGATGA
- the nuoL gene encoding NADH-quinone oxidoreductase subunit L: protein MNAAHGIQSAAWLLVALPALSSALLLLLGKRADKWGHLLGALVPVGLFVYAVLLFFSIKGEAGQGRVRDLHLFSWVPVGGFNVDVGFLLDPLSLTFVLLITGVGSLIHIYSIGYMAHDAGRRRFFGYLNLFVAAMLLLVLSDSYLTLYVGWEGVGLASYLLISYYYTRDSAATAAKKAFIANRVGDVGLSIAIMLMFAYLGTTSFQGVFAGAGGLSHGVVTAIALMLLLGACGKSGQFPLQTWLPDAMEGPTPVSALIHAATMVTAGVYLIARSAPIFNLTGAGRTVVTIVGAITLLYGCVCAFGQDDLKKVLAYSTVSQIGYMFLAVGLGKGVYAIGILHLVGHGFFKAALFLSAGSVMHAMNDRIDMRRFGGLARVMPITYGVFVCGYLAIIGFPFATGYFTKDKIIESAFDKGGTSGWVLGLAALLGAGLTAFYMTRALLMTFHGQRRWEDDVHPHEAPRTMTAPMIVLAVLALVGGGALTFGGGLQNWLEPVLGKPEEAGVHTISPTALLALTLVVVTGGVAGAWLVFGRNPVPATQPAGNLVTVAARRNLYADAFNESVLMRPGQWLVRGLVFFDNKGVDGAVNSIAAGFGGGSGRLRRIQTGFVRSYALSMLAGTAAVLAVLLAVRFA, encoded by the coding sequence GTGAACGCTGCACACGGAATCCAGTCGGCCGCATGGCTGTTGGTGGCGCTGCCGGCGCTGTCATCGGCCCTGTTGCTGTTACTGGGTAAACGCGCCGACAAGTGGGGGCATCTGCTGGGCGCTCTCGTCCCGGTGGGGTTGTTCGTCTACGCCGTCCTGCTGTTCTTCTCGATCAAGGGGGAGGCGGGCCAAGGCCGCGTTCGCGACCTGCACCTGTTCAGTTGGGTGCCGGTCGGTGGCTTCAACGTCGACGTGGGTTTCCTGCTCGATCCGCTGTCGCTGACCTTCGTGTTGCTGATCACCGGTGTCGGGTCGTTGATCCACATCTACTCGATCGGCTACATGGCCCACGACGCCGGGCGCCGGCGCTTCTTCGGTTACCTCAACCTGTTCGTGGCCGCGATGCTCTTGCTGGTGCTCTCCGACAGCTACCTGACGTTGTACGTCGGCTGGGAGGGCGTCGGCCTGGCCTCGTACTTGCTGATCTCCTACTACTACACGCGGGACTCCGCGGCCACCGCGGCGAAGAAGGCCTTCATCGCCAACCGCGTCGGTGACGTCGGACTGTCGATCGCGATCATGCTGATGTTCGCCTACCTGGGAACGACGTCCTTCCAGGGCGTGTTCGCCGGCGCGGGTGGTCTCAGCCACGGAGTCGTGACGGCGATCGCGCTGATGCTGTTGCTCGGCGCCTGCGGCAAGTCCGGCCAGTTCCCGCTGCAGACGTGGCTGCCTGACGCGATGGAGGGTCCGACGCCGGTCTCGGCGCTCATCCACGCGGCGACCATGGTCACGGCGGGGGTCTACCTGATCGCACGGTCCGCGCCGATCTTCAACCTCACCGGCGCCGGTCGCACGGTGGTCACCATCGTCGGCGCGATCACGCTGCTCTACGGCTGCGTGTGCGCATTCGGCCAGGACGACCTGAAGAAGGTGCTGGCCTACTCAACGGTCAGCCAGATCGGTTACATGTTCCTGGCGGTCGGCCTCGGCAAGGGCGTCTACGCCATCGGCATCCTGCACCTGGTCGGCCACGGCTTCTTCAAGGCCGCGCTCTTCCTGTCGGCCGGCTCGGTCATGCACGCGATGAACGACCGGATCGACATGCGCCGCTTCGGCGGTCTGGCCCGGGTCATGCCGATCACCTACGGGGTGTTCGTCTGCGGATACCTCGCCATCATCGGATTCCCCTTCGCCACCGGGTACTTCACCAAGGACAAGATCATCGAGTCCGCGTTCGACAAGGGCGGCACATCTGGTTGGGTACTCGGCCTGGCGGCTCTGCTCGGCGCCGGCCTGACCGCGTTCTACATGACCCGCGCTCTGCTCATGACCTTCCACGGCCAGCGGCGGTGGGAGGACGACGTGCACCCTCACGAAGCCCCGCGCACCATGACGGCGCCGATGATCGTGTTGGCCGTGCTCGCCCTCGTCGGCGGCGGTGCCCTCACCTTCGGGGGCGGGTTGCAGAACTGGCTCGAGCCGGTGCTCGGCAAGCCGGAGGAAGCCGGCGTACACACGATCAGCCCCACCGCGCTGCTCGCGCTCACCCTCGTGGTCGTGACCGGTGGAGTCGCCGGTGCATGGCTGGTCTTCGGCCGTAACCCCGTCCCGGCCACGCAGCCGGCGGGAAACCTCGTCACCGTGGCCGCGCGCCGGAATCTCTACGCAGACGCGTTCAACGAGAGCGTTCTGATGCGTCCTGGACAGTGGCTGGTCCGAGGCCTGGTGTTCTTCGACAACAAGGGTGTCGACGGCGCGGTGAACTCGATCGCGGCCGGCTTCGGCGGCGGCTCCGGCCGGCTCAGAAGGATCCAGACCGGGTTCGTCCGCTCCTACGCACTGTCCATGCTTGCTGGCACCGCCGCGGTGCTCGCTGTCCTGCTCGCGGTGAGGTTCGCGTGA
- the nuoK gene encoding NADH-quinone oxidoreductase subunit NuoK, whose translation MTPTYYLVLSAALFSIGAVGVLVRRNAIVVFMCVELMLNAVNLTLVTFSRINGTLDGQIMAFFVMVVAAAEVVVGLAIIMSIFRTRRSASVDDANLLKY comes from the coding sequence ATGACCCCCACCTACTACCTGGTGCTCAGCGCAGCGTTGTTCTCGATCGGCGCCGTCGGCGTCCTGGTTCGCCGCAACGCAATCGTCGTGTTCATGTGTGTCGAGCTGATGCTCAACGCCGTGAACCTGACCCTGGTGACGTTCTCTCGGATCAACGGCACCCTCGACGGTCAGATCATGGCGTTCTTCGTGATGGTCGTGGCCGCCGCCGAGGTTGTGGTCGGCCTGGCCATCATCATGTCCATCTTCCGCACGCGGCGTTCGGCTTCGGTCGACGACGCGAACCTCCTGAAGTACTGA
- the nuoH gene encoding NADH-quinone oxidoreductase subunit NuoH, which produces MTSVRAASSDTIPTLAGFGHDAIWLILIKVLGVFVFLVVMTLFSIVFERKVVGRMQNRIGPNRTGPWGILQSLADGVKLAFKEEIIPLLADKPVYWIAPVLSCVPAFLAFSVIPFGPEVSIFHHHTMLQLTDLPVGVLVIFACSSLGVYGIVLSGWASGSTYPLLGGLRSAAQMISYEVAMGLSMVAVFLFAGTMSTSGIVSAQNHLWNGLPLFISFVIYVIAMVGETNRAPFDLPEAESELVGGFHTEYSSMKFALFFLAEYINMVTVSALATTLFLGGWHAPFGLVSLWGGANSGWWPFVWFTVKVVLFIFFFVWLRGTLPRLRYDQFMHFGWKVLIPINLVWILAITTVRTLRDRWGNDTGTVLKIVAIVLIPVIIALIIYTWADVRRQQRLDADEAAAEEEEVARGITFPIPPLNLVVPPSPRLVGASAGVPVIESGSAHRTTDGGQPHG; this is translated from the coding sequence ATGACCAGCGTGCGGGCGGCGAGCAGCGACACGATTCCTACCCTGGCCGGCTTCGGCCACGACGCCATCTGGCTGATCCTGATCAAGGTTCTCGGCGTCTTCGTCTTCCTCGTGGTCATGACGCTGTTCTCGATCGTCTTCGAGCGCAAGGTCGTCGGCCGGATGCAGAACCGCATCGGACCGAACCGCACCGGCCCTTGGGGCATCCTGCAGTCGTTGGCCGACGGCGTGAAGCTGGCCTTCAAGGAAGAGATCATTCCGCTGCTGGCGGACAAACCCGTGTACTGGATCGCTCCGGTGCTCTCTTGCGTTCCCGCTTTCCTCGCCTTCTCGGTGATCCCGTTCGGCCCCGAGGTGTCGATCTTCCATCACCACACGATGCTGCAGCTGACCGATCTTCCGGTCGGCGTGCTGGTGATCTTCGCCTGCTCATCCCTGGGCGTCTACGGGATCGTGCTCTCGGGCTGGGCCTCGGGCTCGACCTATCCCCTGCTGGGCGGCCTGCGCTCGGCCGCGCAGATGATCTCCTACGAGGTCGCGATGGGTCTGTCGATGGTCGCGGTGTTCCTGTTCGCGGGAACCATGTCCACCTCGGGCATTGTCAGCGCGCAGAACCATCTCTGGAACGGTCTGCCGCTGTTCATCTCCTTCGTCATCTACGTGATCGCGATGGTCGGCGAGACCAACCGGGCACCGTTCGACCTTCCCGAGGCCGAGTCCGAGCTGGTCGGCGGGTTCCACACCGAGTACTCGTCGATGAAGTTCGCCCTGTTCTTCCTGGCCGAATACATCAACATGGTCACCGTGTCCGCGCTGGCGACCACACTGTTCCTGGGCGGTTGGCACGCCCCGTTCGGCCTGGTCTCGCTCTGGGGCGGCGCCAACTCCGGGTGGTGGCCGTTCGTCTGGTTCACCGTCAAGGTCGTCCTGTTCATCTTCTTCTTCGTCTGGCTCCGCGGAACGCTTCCGCGGTTGCGCTACGACCAGTTCATGCACTTCGGCTGGAAGGTCCTCATCCCGATCAACCTGGTCTGGATCCTGGCCATCACGACGGTGCGGACGCTGCGCGATCGCTGGGGCAACGACACCGGGACGGTGCTCAAGATCGTGGCCATCGTGCTGATCCCCGTGATCATCGCGCTCATCATCTACACCTGGGCCGACGTCCGTCGGCAGCAGCGCCTGGACGCCGATGAGGCCGCGGCCGAGGAGGAGGAGGTGGCGCGCGGGATCACCTTCCCGATCCCTCCGCTCAACCTGGTCGTGCCGCCGTCACCGCGGCTGGTCGGCGCATCCGCCGGCGTCCCGGTGATCGAATCCGGATCTGCCCACCGCACTACCGACGGAGGACAGCCCCATGGCTGA